From a single Planctellipticum variicoloris genomic region:
- a CDS encoding catalase family protein — protein sequence MTIANQPLPYAADTETIPADEAADIQRVIEAIETILTRSAAKSGQLRADVHVKSHGYARGELRILPNLPSELAQGLFKHDGVFPVIARFSNSASRVQTDAIPDGRGMAFKVLGGDGDWEPTDEPGARSQDFVMINHPVFFARNVKDYLRLEQVLVQADDDALATLQGALTGGDWNPLHWHWREMLALARIAGQIPAHPASNTYYSMAPIRFGRFVAKYRAKPAGDRLDSYLDLITRLGSQADAMRLALEETLRTQEVLFELQVQLRTSERTMPIEDATVEWPECDSPYRTVAHLLLPRQEIAELRQAAAYTSLSFSVWHALVAHRPLGGINRVRRRAYSLSAAWRRRQPEKIIPVL from the coding sequence ATGACCATCGCGAACCAGCCCCTTCCTTACGCGGCCGACACGGAAACGATTCCTGCGGATGAGGCGGCGGATATTCAGCGCGTCATTGAAGCGATCGAAACGATCCTGACCCGCAGCGCAGCGAAAAGCGGGCAGTTGCGCGCGGACGTGCATGTCAAGAGTCATGGCTACGCCCGGGGAGAACTCCGAATCCTGCCGAATCTGCCGAGCGAACTTGCGCAGGGCCTGTTCAAGCATGACGGAGTGTTTCCGGTCATCGCGCGCTTCTCGAATTCGGCAAGCCGGGTGCAAACCGATGCGATTCCGGACGGTCGCGGGATGGCGTTCAAAGTTCTGGGGGGTGATGGCGACTGGGAGCCGACCGACGAGCCAGGCGCCCGGTCGCAGGATTTTGTGATGATCAATCACCCGGTGTTTTTCGCACGGAATGTGAAGGATTATCTGCGATTGGAGCAAGTACTCGTCCAGGCCGATGACGACGCGCTCGCAACGCTTCAGGGGGCGCTGACTGGAGGCGATTGGAACCCGCTGCATTGGCACTGGCGGGAGATGCTGGCTCTTGCTCGAATCGCCGGGCAGATCCCGGCGCATCCGGCAAGCAATACCTACTACAGCATGGCCCCGATCCGGTTCGGAAGGTTTGTGGCCAAGTACAGAGCGAAACCTGCCGGGGATCGCCTCGATTCGTACCTGGATCTCATCACACGCCTGGGGTCGCAGGCGGATGCCATGCGATTGGCGCTTGAAGAGACGTTACGTACGCAGGAGGTGCTGTTCGAACTTCAGGTCCAACTGCGCACCTCCGAGCGAACGATGCCGATCGAAGATGCCACCGTCGAATGGCCGGAGTGCGACTCCCCGTATCGAACCGTCGCTCATCTGTTGCTCCCGCGACAGGAGATCGCAGAACTGCGGCAGGCGGCTGCATACACGTCGCTCTCATTCAGCGTCTGGCATGCGCTGGTGGCGCATCGGCCGCTGGGGGGAATCAACCGCGTTCGCCGCCGCGCCTACTCGCTCTCCGCCGCATGGCGTCGTCGGCAGCCGGAGAAGATCATTCCGGTTCTGTAG
- a CDS encoding DUF302 domain-containing protein, whose protein sequence is MYYIVETRKSVAQASADLESAVQRHGFGILHVHDLGGSLRSKGIAFGEECRIFEICNPGQAAGVLGVDMRLNMALPCRISVFTEKGKTKVGMIRPVQMLAALSQEAALRFFAEEVEEQAVQMIDEAV, encoded by the coding sequence ATGTACTATATTGTTGAAACGCGGAAGTCCGTTGCGCAGGCATCCGCAGACCTGGAGTCGGCGGTTCAGCGCCATGGTTTCGGAATCCTGCATGTCCACGATCTCGGCGGTTCGCTGCGCAGCAAGGGGATCGCATTTGGCGAGGAATGCAGAATCTTTGAGATCTGCAATCCCGGGCAAGCTGCAGGGGTACTCGGAGTCGACATGCGTCTGAACATGGCGTTGCCGTGTCGCATCTCTGTATTTACAGAGAAGGGCAAAACGAAGGTTGGCATGATTCGTCCGGTGCAGATGCTTGCGGCGCTGTCGCAGGAGGCAGCGTTGCGTTTCTTTGCCGAAGAGGTCGAGGAGCAGGCCGTTCAGATGATCGACGAGGCCGTATGA
- a CDS encoding cupin domain-containing protein encodes MHGFVKNIEDLAIANDDFRRVLYTAEHCQLVVMSLRPNEDIGAEVHQLDQFFRVEEGTGEAVLDGVRTAIRAGFAIVVPAGTNHNIVNTGAGAMKLYTLYAPPNHRDGVVHRTREDAVADSEQFDGKTTE; translated from the coding sequence ATGCATGGGTTTGTCAAGAACATCGAAGATCTGGCCATCGCGAATGACGACTTCCGGCGCGTGCTCTATACCGCAGAGCACTGCCAGCTCGTGGTTATGTCGCTGCGGCCGAACGAAGACATCGGCGCCGAAGTTCACCAGCTCGACCAGTTCTTTCGCGTGGAAGAAGGGACCGGCGAAGCGGTGCTCGACGGCGTTCGGACCGCGATCCGAGCTGGCTTTGCGATCGTCGTCCCGGCCGGGACGAACCACAACATCGTCAACACCGGCGCCGGAGCGATGAAGCTCTATACGCTGTATGCACCGCCGAACCATCGGGATGGGGTCGTCCATCGCACGCGCGAAGACGCGGTCGCAGACAGCGAGCAGTTCGACGGGAAGACAACCGAATAG
- a CDS encoding phage holin family protein — translation MSSDIEDPPEPTAASLVSGILGDLQHLVEQQFRLTRQEIEDELRQRAAAAAIFAVSIGICLVDAIVLCLSLAHRLHWATSPPATDPAWLPL, via the coding sequence ATGTCCAGCGACATTGAGGATCCGCCCGAGCCGACGGCCGCGTCGCTGGTGAGTGGCATCCTCGGTGATCTGCAGCACCTCGTGGAACAGCAGTTCCGGTTGACGAGGCAGGAAATCGAGGACGAACTCCGCCAGCGCGCGGCAGCCGCGGCGATCTTCGCCGTCAGCATCGGAATTTGCCTGGTCGATGCCATCGTCCTCTGCCTCAGTCTGGCTCATCGATTGCATTGGGCGACGTCGCCGCCGGCTACCGACCCAGCATGGCTTCCATTGTGA
- a CDS encoding DUF3309 family protein, translating into MLGTILLVVLILLLLGALPAWPHSRSWGFAPSGGIGLIVLILIILLLLGRI; encoded by the coding sequence ATGCTCGGCACGATTCTACTCGTCGTTTTAATTCTACTGCTGCTGGGAGCCCTCCCTGCGTGGCCTCACAGCCGAAGCTGGGGTTTTGCCCCGAGCGGCGGAATCGGCTTGATCGTGCTGATTCTGATCATACTTCTGCTTCTGGGCCGCATCTGA